In Solanum pennellii chromosome 3, SPENNV200, a single window of DNA contains:
- the LOC107014616 gene encoding uncharacterized protein LOC107014616 isoform X3 has translation MDSQTLMIGPSYHLSGISSRRRRGNGGGDYKVERNPHQQGESEKSRRVFHHGEAFCFMMVLFHIIIILAKGEPCSMKGQQNQAEYDACMSYKPNEEDGFSGDLSNGFVLENPVPRQSLDSVCSHTDMFCFPPRLREFLFEEKNAQSQVEEVSGVQSDVDLPVGSDEENKNLSRSSDSCIFKFLGGRTISCYLSYPEFYSELPCNCIRRNRADGVSFGEVPLSDDKYKKLKPKAEDGTDSFNILGGSSPHVEISPPLLDWGEKYLYFPSLAFLNVKNTHSDRSLTVFEPYGTNSQFYPCNFSETLLAPGETASICFVFLPTWLGLSSAQFVLQTSSGGFLVQAKGFTVESPYRIQPFVGLDISSSGRLSKNLSLYNPYNEALYVEEVTIWTSISSGDNTRYAKAICNMNKGEDSNNNFSLLGVKEWLDVKGDEVGIPLVAIRPHRNWKIDPHKTETIIELDFPSHTTGEIFGAFSLQLLSSSKVKADTIIVPLKAELGKMSAHSELMDPLLLSIQTVEPCATDGTSVVALSVRNDSPYILSIVKVSEAGENIKYFRVRYVEGLILFPGTVTQVAVVTYPPVQAHEMSMNCKLLVSTNDSRTSEIEVACMDVVSLHSGGKHDSSIGQEENSDEVEPGNTRASSSSSMRSPLEIKAVDTTMADESVLKNWKSHATAYDMSVLDESEVVFPVIQVGSYHSQWITIENPSQKPILVQLVLNSWEIIDECKTSGSHLQPSLSSRIVANYSTAPKRYGFSLAENAVTEGLLHPFSKASFGPILFQPAARCQWRSSALLRNNLSGVEWLSLKGSGGLLSLVLLDASVPVQNLDFKLNMPTPLNLSSSGVLYNMKDKFHACSLSLSKELHAKNVGDFPLEVKKIEISGTECGTDGFVINGCEGFSLEPEESIKLEISYHTDFSAATIHRDLELALATGILVIPMKASLPIRVLHFCKRSLFWTRVKKLLVTILLLTSLFFLVLWCIIPHVMAFGSHECLPKSGKSYMTSVSHAGKLSRMHPTEKQIGKFVFSFKLNSLLRSIGEGYNSASDTQKGMEVSSSTKPVAIQSSDTYETSKTGNLTVKIAKEKGRRRKKKKNSATALTGLFDVSSSHSGNSTPSSPLSPTSNLTPRRPSPPSAVVDRPVKLINPFADVGSHQCKKNIHSEYASQRNVLQREVTLTDGGKNSCPPQEKPGAPKRSASKPVLLPSATFPCADKSAPRLMCRQPVLASSSVIAPHLRAPGSKPPNQMALKTDKKMGMEEKFTYDIWGDHLSNLPLVGRSKEVLETPPRALENSSSSFFLRGPQTLITNYQQITVSSDREG, from the exons ATGGACTCTCAAACCCTAATGATCGGACCTTCATATCATCTCTCCGGCATCTCCTCCCGCCG GAGAAGGGGAAATGGGGGAGGGGATTACAAGGTAGAACGGAATCCTCACCAACAAGGTGAAAGTGAAAAGTCCAG GAGAGTGTTTCACCATGGTGAAGCATTCTGCTTTATGATGGTTCTGTTCCATATCATCATTATTCTGGCTAAAGGTGAACCATGTTCAATGAAGGGACAGCAAAACCAAGCAGAGTATGATGCATGTATGTCCTACAAACCCAATGAGGAGGACGGCTTTAGTGGTGATTTGTCAAACGGTTTCGTTCTTGAGAACCCCGTACCTCGTCAAAGTCTTGATAGCGTGTGTTCACATACAGACATGTTCTGCTTTCCACCCAGATTGCGGGAGTTTTTGTTTGAAGAGAAGAATGCCCAATCACAAGTGGAAGAAGTTTCTGGGGTTCAATCTGATGTTGATTTGCCGGTAGGATCAGATGAAGAGAATAAAAATCTTAGTAGGTCATCCGATTCTTGTATTTTCAAGTTCTTGGGTGGAAGAACAATTTCATGCTATCTGAGTTACCCAGAGTTTTACAGTGAATTGCCTTGTAATTGTATAAGAAGGAATAGGGCAGATGGTGTTTCTTTCGGTGAAGTGCCTTTGTCtgatgataaatataaaaaattgaaaccaAAAGCAGAAGACGGGACAGACAGTTTCAACATTTTGGGTGGTTCTTCCCCTCATGTAGAAATCAGTCCCCCTTTGCTCGACTGGGGGGAGAAGTATTTATATTTTCCTTCATTAGCTTTTCTAAATGTTAAAAATACACACAGCGACAGGTCACTGACTGTCTTTGAACCTTATGGAACCAATTCTCAGTTTTACCCTTGCAATTTCAGCGAAACATTGTTGGCACCTGGTGAAACTGCATCAatttgttttgtgtttttgCCTACATGGTTGGGTTTATCTTCAGCGCAGTTTGTTTTGCAGACTAGCTCCGGTGGTTTCTTGGTTCAGGCTAAGGGCTTTACTGTTGAATCTCCATATCGCATACAGCCTTTCGTCGGTCTTGATATTTCCTCTAGTGGAAGGCTGAGTAAAAATCTTTCTTTGTATAATCCTTACAATGAAGCCCTCTATGTGGAGGAGGTAACTATTTGGACGTCTATTTCTTCAGGAGATAATACCCGTTATGCAAAAGCAATTTGTAATATGAATAAAGGTGAAGATTCAAACAATAATTTCAGCTTGCTTGGTGTTAAGGAGTGGCTGGATGTCAAGGGTGATGAGGTTGGTATCCCTCTAGTTGCAATTAGACCCCATAGGAATTGGAAAATTGATCCTCACAAAACTGAGACCATCATAGAATTAGATTTCCCTAGTCATACAACGGGAGAGATATTTGGTGCCTTTTCTCTGCAGTTGCTTAGCTCTTCCAAAGTTAAAGCTGATACAATTATTGTCCCTCTCAAAGCAGAACTGGGCAAGATGTCTGCTCACAGTGAGCTCATGGATCCACTTCTTTTGTCTATTCAAACTGTAGAACCATGTGCGACTGATGGTACTAGTGTTGTTGCTCTGTCAGTGAGAAATGATTCTCCTTACATATTGAGCATTGTCAAGGTAAGTGAGGCTGGAGAGAACATCAAGTATTTTCGTGTCAGATATGTTGAGGGACTAATACTCTTCCCTGGTACTGTTACGCAAGTCGCTGTGGTCACATACCCTCCGGTGCAAGCTCATGAAATGAGCATGAACTGTAAATTGCTCGTATCAACTAATGACTCGAGAACTTCTGAAATTGAAGTTGCTTGCATGGATGTAGTCAGCCTTCATTCAGGAGGTAAACATGACTCTTCAATTGGTCAAGAAGAGAACTCTGATGAAGTTGAACCTGGAAACACAAGAGCCTCTTCAAGCAGCAGCATGCGGTCACCATTAGAAATCAAG GCTGTGGATACAACAATGGCAGATGAGTCGGTATTGAAGAACTGGAAATCTCATGCTACTGCTTATGACATGTCTGTACTGGATGAAAGTGAAGTAGTGTTTCCAGTGATTCAAGTCGGAAGTTATCACTCTCAGTGGATCACAATAGAAAACCCAAGTCAAAAACCAATCTTGGTGCAGCTTGTTCTGAACTCCTGGGAAATTATTGATGAGTGCAAGACTTCAGGAAGCCATTTGCAGCCTTCTCTATCCAGTAGAATAGTTGCTAACTACTCTACTGCTCCAAAGAGATATGGTTTTTCGCTAGCAGAGAATGCAGTAACTGAAGGACTTCTTCACCCTTTTAGTAAAGCATCATTTGGTCCAATTTTATTTCAACCTGCAGCTCGATGTCAGTGGAGAAGTTCAGCATTGCTCAGGAACAATCTTTCTGGTGTGGAGTGGTTAAGTCTCAAAGGTTCTGGGGGGTTGCTTTCTTTGGTCTTGCTTGATGCGTCTGTACCTGTGCAGAACTTGGATTTCAAATTAAACATGCCAACCCCTCTTAATCTCTCTTCTTCGGGTGTGCTATATAACatgaaggataaatttcatgcATGTTCTCTGTCATTGTCAAAGGAGCTTCATGCAAAGAACGTGGGTGACTTCCCCTTGGAggtcaaaaaaattgaaatctcTGGAACAGAGTGTGGAACAGATGGGTTCGTAATAAATGGTTGTGAAGGCTTTTCTCTTGAACCTGAGGAGTCTATAAAGCTTGAGATATCATATCATACTGATTTTTCTGCTGCCACTATACATAGAGATCTTGAACTGGCTTTGGCAACTGGCATACTTGTTATACCAATGAAAGCTAGCCTTCCTATCCGTGTGCTTCATTTCTGCAAGAGGTCTTTGTTCTGGACGAGGGTGAAGAAATTGCTCGTCACAATTCTCTTGCTAACTTCTTTATTCTTTCTAGTTCTGTGGTGCATCATACCCCACGTGATGGCCTTTGGCTCCCATGAGTGCTTGCCTAAGAGTGGAAAAAGCTATATGACATCTGTTAGTCATGCTGGAAAATTGTCTCGCATGCATCCCACTGAGAAACAGATTGGCAAGTTTGTCTTCTCCTTTAAATTGAACAGTTTGCTTCGGTCAATTGGGGAAG GATATAACTCTGCATCAGATACCCAAAAGGGAATGGAGGTGTCATCCTCTACAAAGCCTGTAGCAATTCAGAGTTCTGATACATATGAAACCTCAAAAACTGGTAATCTCACTGTCAAAATTGCAAAAGAAAAAGGGAGGAGgcggaagaagaaaaagaattctGCGACTGCTTTGACTGGACTTTTTGATGTTTCAAGTAGTCATAGTGGCAATTCTACACCATCGTCACCCCTGTCTCCTACCTCAAATTTAACACCTCGTCGGCCATCTCCCCCGTCTGCTGTTGTGGATCGACCTGTTAAGCTCATCAATCCCTTTGCTGATGTTGGTAGTCatcaatgtaaaaaaaatatacactcCGAATATGCATCTCAGAGGAATGTCTTGCAGAGAGAGGTAACATTAACGGATGGTGGAAAAAATTCTTGTCCTCCTCAAGAGAAGCCTGGTGCACCTAAAAGATCAGCCAGCAAACCTGTTCTTCTGCCTTCAGCAACCTTCCCTTGTGCTGATAAATCTGCTCCTCGCTTGATGTGTCGTCAACCAGTTCTGGCTTCAAGTTCTGTAATTGCTCCTCATTTACGAGCTCCTGGATCTAAACCTCCAAATCAGATGGCACTTAAAACTGATAAAAAGATGGGTATGGAGGAAAAGTTTACTTATGATATTTGGGGTGACCATCTTTCCAATCTTCCCCTTGTAGGTAGGTCAAAGGAGGTATTGGAGACGCCTCCGCGTGCTTTAGAAAACAGCTCCAGTAGTTTCTTTCTAAGGGGTCCACAGACCCTTATTACCAACTACCAACAAATAACTGTAAGTTCTGACCGTGAAGGTTAA
- the LOC107014616 gene encoding uncharacterized protein LOC107014616 isoform X1 → MDSQTLMIGPSYHLSGISSRRRRGNGGGDYKVERNPHQQGESEKSRRVFHHGEAFCFMMVLFHIIIILAKGEPCSMKGQQNQAEYDACMSYKPNEEDGFSGDLSNGFVLENPVPRQSLDSVCSHTDMFCFPPRLREFLFEEKNAQSQVEEVSGVQSDVDLPVGSDEENKNLSRSSDSCIFKFLGGRTISCYLSYPEFYSELPCNCIRRNRADGVSFGEVPLSDDKYKKLKPKAEDGTDSFNILGGSSPHVEISPPLLDWGEKYLYFPSLAFLNVKNTHSDRSLTVFEPYGTNSQFYPCNFSETLLAPGETASICFVFLPTWLGLSSAQFVLQTSSGGFLVQAKGFTVESPYRIQPFVGLDISSSGRLSKNLSLYNPYNEALYVEEVTIWTSISSGDNTRYAKAICNMNKGEDSNNNFSLLGVKEWLDVKGDEVGIPLVAIRPHRNWKIDPHKTETIIELDFPSHTTGEIFGAFSLQLLSSSKVKADTIIVPLKAELGKMSAHSELMDPLLLSIQTVEPCATDGTSVVALSVRNDSPYILSIVKVSEAGENIKYFRVRYVEGLILFPGTVTQVAVVTYPPVQAHEMSMNCKLLVSTNDSRTSEIEVACMDVVSLHSGGKHDSSIGQEENSDEVEPGNTRASSSSSMRSPLEIKAVDTTMADESVLKNWKSHATAYDMSVLDESEVVFPVIQVGSYHSQWITIENPSQKPILVQLVLNSWEIIDECKTSGSHLQPSLSSRIVANYSTAPKRYGFSLAENAVTEGLLHPFSKASFGPILFQPAARCQWRSSALLRNNLSGVEWLSLKGSGGLLSLVLLDASVPVQNLDFKLNMPTPLNLSSSGVLYNMKDKFHACSLSLSKELHAKNVGDFPLEVKKIEISGTECGTDGFVINGCEGFSLEPEESIKLEISYHTDFSAATIHRDLELALATGILVIPMKASLPIRVLHFCKRSLFWTRVKKLLVTILLLTSLFFLVLWCIIPHVMAFGSHECLPKSGKSYMTSVSHAGKLSRMHPTEKQIGKFVFSFKLNSLLRSIGEGEALSVESFSACEDIQAVSQNQSVTDQNVNHCAGYNSASDTQKGMEVSSSTKPVAIQSSDTYETSKTGNLTVKIAKEKGRRRKKKKNSATALTGLFDVSSSHSGNSTPSSPLSPTSNLTPRRPSPPSAVVDRPVKLINPFADVGSHQCKKNIHSEYASQRNVLQREVTLTDGGKNSCPPQEKPGAPKRSASKPVLLPSATFPCADKSAPRLMCRQPVLASSSVIAPHLRAPGSKPPNQMALKTDKKMGMEEKFTYDIWGDHLSNLPLVGRSKEVLETPPRALENSSSSFFLRGPQTLITNYQQITVSSDREG, encoded by the exons ATGGACTCTCAAACCCTAATGATCGGACCTTCATATCATCTCTCCGGCATCTCCTCCCGCCG GAGAAGGGGAAATGGGGGAGGGGATTACAAGGTAGAACGGAATCCTCACCAACAAGGTGAAAGTGAAAAGTCCAG GAGAGTGTTTCACCATGGTGAAGCATTCTGCTTTATGATGGTTCTGTTCCATATCATCATTATTCTGGCTAAAGGTGAACCATGTTCAATGAAGGGACAGCAAAACCAAGCAGAGTATGATGCATGTATGTCCTACAAACCCAATGAGGAGGACGGCTTTAGTGGTGATTTGTCAAACGGTTTCGTTCTTGAGAACCCCGTACCTCGTCAAAGTCTTGATAGCGTGTGTTCACATACAGACATGTTCTGCTTTCCACCCAGATTGCGGGAGTTTTTGTTTGAAGAGAAGAATGCCCAATCACAAGTGGAAGAAGTTTCTGGGGTTCAATCTGATGTTGATTTGCCGGTAGGATCAGATGAAGAGAATAAAAATCTTAGTAGGTCATCCGATTCTTGTATTTTCAAGTTCTTGGGTGGAAGAACAATTTCATGCTATCTGAGTTACCCAGAGTTTTACAGTGAATTGCCTTGTAATTGTATAAGAAGGAATAGGGCAGATGGTGTTTCTTTCGGTGAAGTGCCTTTGTCtgatgataaatataaaaaattgaaaccaAAAGCAGAAGACGGGACAGACAGTTTCAACATTTTGGGTGGTTCTTCCCCTCATGTAGAAATCAGTCCCCCTTTGCTCGACTGGGGGGAGAAGTATTTATATTTTCCTTCATTAGCTTTTCTAAATGTTAAAAATACACACAGCGACAGGTCACTGACTGTCTTTGAACCTTATGGAACCAATTCTCAGTTTTACCCTTGCAATTTCAGCGAAACATTGTTGGCACCTGGTGAAACTGCATCAatttgttttgtgtttttgCCTACATGGTTGGGTTTATCTTCAGCGCAGTTTGTTTTGCAGACTAGCTCCGGTGGTTTCTTGGTTCAGGCTAAGGGCTTTACTGTTGAATCTCCATATCGCATACAGCCTTTCGTCGGTCTTGATATTTCCTCTAGTGGAAGGCTGAGTAAAAATCTTTCTTTGTATAATCCTTACAATGAAGCCCTCTATGTGGAGGAGGTAACTATTTGGACGTCTATTTCTTCAGGAGATAATACCCGTTATGCAAAAGCAATTTGTAATATGAATAAAGGTGAAGATTCAAACAATAATTTCAGCTTGCTTGGTGTTAAGGAGTGGCTGGATGTCAAGGGTGATGAGGTTGGTATCCCTCTAGTTGCAATTAGACCCCATAGGAATTGGAAAATTGATCCTCACAAAACTGAGACCATCATAGAATTAGATTTCCCTAGTCATACAACGGGAGAGATATTTGGTGCCTTTTCTCTGCAGTTGCTTAGCTCTTCCAAAGTTAAAGCTGATACAATTATTGTCCCTCTCAAAGCAGAACTGGGCAAGATGTCTGCTCACAGTGAGCTCATGGATCCACTTCTTTTGTCTATTCAAACTGTAGAACCATGTGCGACTGATGGTACTAGTGTTGTTGCTCTGTCAGTGAGAAATGATTCTCCTTACATATTGAGCATTGTCAAGGTAAGTGAGGCTGGAGAGAACATCAAGTATTTTCGTGTCAGATATGTTGAGGGACTAATACTCTTCCCTGGTACTGTTACGCAAGTCGCTGTGGTCACATACCCTCCGGTGCAAGCTCATGAAATGAGCATGAACTGTAAATTGCTCGTATCAACTAATGACTCGAGAACTTCTGAAATTGAAGTTGCTTGCATGGATGTAGTCAGCCTTCATTCAGGAGGTAAACATGACTCTTCAATTGGTCAAGAAGAGAACTCTGATGAAGTTGAACCTGGAAACACAAGAGCCTCTTCAAGCAGCAGCATGCGGTCACCATTAGAAATCAAG GCTGTGGATACAACAATGGCAGATGAGTCGGTATTGAAGAACTGGAAATCTCATGCTACTGCTTATGACATGTCTGTACTGGATGAAAGTGAAGTAGTGTTTCCAGTGATTCAAGTCGGAAGTTATCACTCTCAGTGGATCACAATAGAAAACCCAAGTCAAAAACCAATCTTGGTGCAGCTTGTTCTGAACTCCTGGGAAATTATTGATGAGTGCAAGACTTCAGGAAGCCATTTGCAGCCTTCTCTATCCAGTAGAATAGTTGCTAACTACTCTACTGCTCCAAAGAGATATGGTTTTTCGCTAGCAGAGAATGCAGTAACTGAAGGACTTCTTCACCCTTTTAGTAAAGCATCATTTGGTCCAATTTTATTTCAACCTGCAGCTCGATGTCAGTGGAGAAGTTCAGCATTGCTCAGGAACAATCTTTCTGGTGTGGAGTGGTTAAGTCTCAAAGGTTCTGGGGGGTTGCTTTCTTTGGTCTTGCTTGATGCGTCTGTACCTGTGCAGAACTTGGATTTCAAATTAAACATGCCAACCCCTCTTAATCTCTCTTCTTCGGGTGTGCTATATAACatgaaggataaatttcatgcATGTTCTCTGTCATTGTCAAAGGAGCTTCATGCAAAGAACGTGGGTGACTTCCCCTTGGAggtcaaaaaaattgaaatctcTGGAACAGAGTGTGGAACAGATGGGTTCGTAATAAATGGTTGTGAAGGCTTTTCTCTTGAACCTGAGGAGTCTATAAAGCTTGAGATATCATATCATACTGATTTTTCTGCTGCCACTATACATAGAGATCTTGAACTGGCTTTGGCAACTGGCATACTTGTTATACCAATGAAAGCTAGCCTTCCTATCCGTGTGCTTCATTTCTGCAAGAGGTCTTTGTTCTGGACGAGGGTGAAGAAATTGCTCGTCACAATTCTCTTGCTAACTTCTTTATTCTTTCTAGTTCTGTGGTGCATCATACCCCACGTGATGGCCTTTGGCTCCCATGAGTGCTTGCCTAAGAGTGGAAAAAGCTATATGACATCTGTTAGTCATGCTGGAAAATTGTCTCGCATGCATCCCACTGAGAAACAGATTGGCAAGTTTGTCTTCTCCTTTAAATTGAACAGTTTGCTTCGGTCAATTGGGGAAGGTGAGGCTCTGTCAGTTGAAAGTTTCAGTGCATGTGAAGATATTCAAGCTGTCTCCCAAAATCAAAGTGTAACTGATCAGAATGTGAATCATTGTGCAGGATATAACTCTGCATCAGATACCCAAAAGGGAATGGAGGTGTCATCCTCTACAAAGCCTGTAGCAATTCAGAGTTCTGATACATATGAAACCTCAAAAACTGGTAATCTCACTGTCAAAATTGCAAAAGAAAAAGGGAGGAGgcggaagaagaaaaagaattctGCGACTGCTTTGACTGGACTTTTTGATGTTTCAAGTAGTCATAGTGGCAATTCTACACCATCGTCACCCCTGTCTCCTACCTCAAATTTAACACCTCGTCGGCCATCTCCCCCGTCTGCTGTTGTGGATCGACCTGTTAAGCTCATCAATCCCTTTGCTGATGTTGGTAGTCatcaatgtaaaaaaaatatacactcCGAATATGCATCTCAGAGGAATGTCTTGCAGAGAGAGGTAACATTAACGGATGGTGGAAAAAATTCTTGTCCTCCTCAAGAGAAGCCTGGTGCACCTAAAAGATCAGCCAGCAAACCTGTTCTTCTGCCTTCAGCAACCTTCCCTTGTGCTGATAAATCTGCTCCTCGCTTGATGTGTCGTCAACCAGTTCTGGCTTCAAGTTCTGTAATTGCTCCTCATTTACGAGCTCCTGGATCTAAACCTCCAAATCAGATGGCACTTAAAACTGATAAAAAGATGGGTATGGAGGAAAAGTTTACTTATGATATTTGGGGTGACCATCTTTCCAATCTTCCCCTTGTAGGTAGGTCAAAGGAGGTATTGGAGACGCCTCCGCGTGCTTTAGAAAACAGCTCCAGTAGTTTCTTTCTAAGGGGTCCACAGACCCTTATTACCAACTACCAACAAATAACTGTAAGTTCTGACCGTGAAGGTTAA